ACCAATGCGCCGATGATGGCCACTGCGAAGACCGCGGCGATGCCTGCAGCGATGACGCCGGGGGAGGCGCTCGCCGTGACGGACGTGAGCAGTTGGGAGGCACCGCCAAATGGACCGCCCTGCCCTCCGGCGAAGCCGCCGCCGGCAAAGCCACCCCCGCCAAAGCCGGCTCCGCGCTGGGTGGTCGGGGCCGCCGTCGTGGTGGTGTTTGAACTGATCAGCGCTGACGCGATACCGCCGCTGGCGAGCGACGCAATAGCCGCACCCACCACGCTGCCCAAGGCCACGAGGACCAGCGATTCAAGGACAAACTGCAGGCCGATAGTGCGGTTCCGGGCACCGATGGCCTTCAACACGCCAATTTCGCGGCGGCGCTCGCGGACCAGCATCACCATGATCAGGAGGATGATCAGTCCGGCTGTAGCCAGTGCTGCAATGAACGCGACCAGGGAGATGTTCTTGACGCTGTCCAAGGAGCTGACCGCGGTTTCGAGGTTGCGCTGGCCTTGGGTGACGTCGGCCTTCCCGGTTCCCAAGGCGGACTGGACTGCCGTCTTGGTGCTGTCGACGTTCTCCATGCTGTTGACCGTGACGATCATCGTGGAGAGTTCGTCGGGAGTTCCCGCCAGGGTTTGGGCTTCCGGAAGGGTGACGTAGACGGCGTTGTTTCCGAAGGCGGTTCCGGCGTCGAAGATGCCTGCAACGGTGAACGTCTTGTCCTGGATGGTGAAGGTGGAACCGGCGGTGAGGTTGTTCTTTTGCGCCAGCGTCGTTCCCACCAGAGCCTTTGCCGCCGCCGAGGTGTAGTCGCCCAGGCCGGTGCCGCTGGTGATGTCCAGGGCCTTGCCAGCGCTGTCAACCTCGGCGCCGATACCCGTGGCCGTAATGGGAAGGGTGCGAACTCGTTGGGCGGTGCCTGTGCCCCCAGTGTTACCCGTGGAGCCGTTGCGGTTGCCGAGGGTGCCGGCATCGATGGCTGCCGTGAGGTTGGTGGTGACCGAAGGTTGCTGCCCACCGGGACCGAAACCACCTTGAGCGGCCTGGGTGGTGCTTGTTTCTGCGGTCGCTGTCTGCAACCGCAGAGCCTTAGTGCCGACCACGGACGTTACGTTACTGACGGCGGCGGCCGTCTGAGCTTGAGCAGCGGTGAGCGGTTCGCCACCACCTTCGAAGCCCTGCCCGCCAGCCGGATTCACCGTCAGGGTGGTGCCCACGGAAGCGTTCAGCTCCTGGACCTTGGCACCCACGGCCTGGTTGGCCACAAGCATGGCCAATGCCAGGCCGATCGCTACGGCAAGCACGGCGACTACCGCGGCCGTTCTGATTTTGTTGCGGAAGGCATTGCCTACGCTTCGGGCAAGGACGCTCACGTTTCTCCTTTGGACCTGCTGAGTTCCGCAGACCGCTGGCGCGCGGGCTGCAGGTCCAACACTGCTGAGCGCTGCTGTGCGGAAAGCCTGCCGAAGCTATGCGTGGGCTGTGAAAAGTGGCGGGCTCATCAAGGAGCCAAAAAACCCGTGCCGGGCTCAGAATCCTGAGCCCGGCACGGGTTCACCGTGCAGTCCCGGTGTCAGTGGGAGAAGTTTGCTGAGATTTCGGCGAGGGTGCGCCCCTTGGTCTCAGGCGCGAGCCATTGCGAGAGGACTGCGCCAAGCAATGCGACGGCGGCGGCTACGACCATGCTTGGGCCCAGGCCGATGTTGCTGATCGCCCATGGCAGGGCGAAGGTGCCCAGTGCGGCTCCGATGCGGCTGAAGGCCGCGGCAAAGCCCATGCCGATACCGCGCAGGTCGCCGGGGAATACCTCGGCCGGATAGACCTGGGTCATCGTGGTGTAGCCGGCATTGAAGAAGGAGAAGGCGAGAAACAGTACGAGCACGATGATCGCTGGTGCGTCCGCCCAGACTCCGATGATCAGCAGGATGCCTGCGCAGAGCCACTGCCCGGGCACAGTGAGGATTCGGCGGCCGAGCTTGTCAATCAGAAGTACGGTGATGACAACACCTGCGGCCGCAAGTGCGGACAGGCCGACTCCACCGGTCCAGCCGCCGAAGCCGAATTGGTCGAGCACGTCGTCGGCGAAGGTCGCGATCGCGAAGTACGGAGTGACCGCGCAGAACCAAAACCCTGAGGTGAAGAGGGTGGCGCGCCAGTTCTGCTTCGAGAACAGCATTCCGAAGGAGGCGCCCTTGATTTTGGTCCTGCTCTTCGCGGCTTGGGCCTCCTGGATCATCCTCAGATCGATCTCACCGGTGATGCTGTCGTGCATTTGGGGCGATTCGACATATCTGTGTGCGATCGCGAGTGCTTCCTTGTGCCGTCCCTTCGTAATGAGCCAGCTCGGCGATTCAGGGAGGCCCATGCGGGCGAGGAACAGCACCAATGCGAGTATCGTGCTGGTGCCAATGACCAGGCGCCAGGGGGTGCCGGCGTCGTGCAGGAGCGTGCCGATGATGAATGCCATCATGAAACCGACGTACCAGGCGATCAGAGTCAGCCCCAGCAATCGCCCGCGCAGCTTCGGAGGGGAGAACTCTGAGAGCAATGGCCCACCGATTGAGTACTCGCCGCCGATCGCGACGCCCATGAGGAACCGGATGACGGCCAGCTGGATCACGGCCCCGTCTCCGGAGGTTACGAAGAACTGGGCCGCTGAAGCGACCAGGAACAGTCCCATGTCCACGAGGAACATGGGCTTGCGTCCGAACTTGTCAGTAGCCCAACCGGCCAGCGGGGAGCCGACGAAGATACCGACCAGCGGGCCCGCGGCGATCATGCCCAGAGATAGTGCGTCGAGCTGGAGCTCTGACCGCATGAGTCCGGTGACGGGGCCGATAATTCCGAGGATGTAACCGTCGAGGAACATCCCACCGATGAAGACAGCGACGAGCCGCACCATAAAGCGGCGTTTGAACTTGGAGCTGGTCTCTTTTGATGTGGAGGTGTCGACGGAGTCCGTCGTCCTGGTCGGATGGATCATTGAGATTTGTTCCCTTCTGGCTTCAGCGCGAACCGTTGACGGCACCAGAGCGCCGTTTCATGGATGCACGGACAGCCGAAGCCCTTAGCGACCGGTGGACGATGCCGACTGACTTGATGCCAGCCGATATGGCCGCGCAGGACTTGCGAGATGATTTCGGGGTCGGCCACATGTGACATATGACTCATATATCAGAACTCTAAGGGTGCGATCCGCCCCGGTCAAGAGCTTGACAAGTTAATTGGTTGTATGTTGCCGCGCCGCAAACTTCGGGATTGACGGACACGGAAGCATCGCGGAAAACGGTTCGGGCAAGCGAAAGCCCCGGCCCGCCGGCTGAATGCTGGCGGACCGGGGCTTGCTGTTGCTTGCTACTGCTTGGTGCTAAGCGGTGTTACTTGGTGATCGGCCC
This genomic stretch from Micrococcaceae bacterium Sec5.1 harbors:
- a CDS encoding MFS transporter, translated to MIHPTRTTDSVDTSTSKETSSKFKRRFMVRLVAVFIGGMFLDGYILGIIGPVTGLMRSELQLDALSLGMIAAGPLVGIFVGSPLAGWATDKFGRKPMFLVDMGLFLVASAAQFFVTSGDGAVIQLAVIRFLMGVAIGGEYSIGGPLLSEFSPPKLRGRLLGLTLIAWYVGFMMAFIIGTLLHDAGTPWRLVIGTSTILALVLFLARMGLPESPSWLITKGRHKEALAIAHRYVESPQMHDSITGEIDLRMIQEAQAAKSRTKIKGASFGMLFSKQNWRATLFTSGFWFCAVTPYFAIATFADDVLDQFGFGGWTGGVGLSALAAAGVVITVLLIDKLGRRILTVPGQWLCAGILLIIGVWADAPAIIVLVLFLAFSFFNAGYTTMTQVYPAEVFPGDLRGIGMGFAAAFSRIGAALGTFALPWAISNIGLGPSMVVAAAVALLGAVLSQWLAPETKGRTLAEISANFSH
- a CDS encoding FtsX-like permease family protein codes for the protein MSVLARSVGNAFRNKIRTAAVVAVLAVAIGLALAMLVANQAVGAKVQELNASVGTTLTVNPAGGQGFEGGGEPLTAAQAQTAAAVSNVTSVVGTKALRLQTATAETSTTQAAQGGFGPGGQQPSVTTNLTAAIDAGTLGNRNGSTGNTGGTGTAQRVRTLPITATGIGAEVDSAGKALDITSGTGLGDYTSAAAKALVGTTLAQKNNLTAGSTFTIQDKTFTVAGIFDAGTAFGNNAVYVTLPEAQTLAGTPDELSTMIVTVNSMENVDSTKTAVQSALGTGKADVTQGQRNLETAVSSLDSVKNISLVAFIAALATAGLIILLIMVMLVRERRREIGVLKAIGARNRTIGLQFVLESLVLVALGSVVGAAIASLASGGIASALISSNTTTTAAPTTQRGAGFGGGGFAGGGFAGGQGGPFGGASQLLTSVTASASPGVIAAGIAAVFAVAIIGALVPALLTARIRPIEVLRGE